One stretch of Corvus moneduloides isolate bCorMon1 chromosome 16, bCorMon1.pri, whole genome shotgun sequence DNA includes these proteins:
- the SSTR5 gene encoding somatostatin receptor type 5 has protein sequence MDPLYFSSTFSMEAAAGEVNSSLLPNVTENGTTPEQPPFQYIHKVLIPICYLLVCAVGLSGNALVIYVVLRHAKMKTVTNIYILNLAVADVLFMLGLPFLATQNAISYWPFGSFLCRLVMTVDGINQFTSIFCLTVMSMDRYLAVVHPIKSTKWRRPRVAKLISATVWTFSFLVVLPVIIFSDVQEDFQTCNMNWPEPVNVWSAAFIIYTSVLGFFGPLLVICLCYLLIVVKVKSSGIRVGSTRRRRSERKVTRMVVIIVVVFVFCWLPFYTMNIVNLILILPADPVLEGLYFFMVVLSYANSCANPILYGFLSDNFKQSFQKVLCLRKGDGAEDGDPVEHRQENSSRLQESMLTQRNAEFNGHMQTSKV, from the coding sequence ATGGATCCTTTGTACTTCTCCAGCACGTTTAGCATGGAAGCTGCTGCCGGCGAGGTGaactcctccctgctgcccaaCGTGACGGAGAACGGGACAACCCCGGAGCAGCCCCCGTTCCAATATATCCACAAGGTGCTCATTCCCATCTGTTACCTGCTGGTGTGCGCCGTGGGGCTGAGCGGGAACGCCCTGGTCATCTACGTGGTGCTGCGCCACGCCAAGATGAAAACGGTCACCAACATCTACATCCTGAACCTGGCCGTGGCCGACGTGCTCTTCATGCTGGGCCTGCCCTTCCTGGCCACCCAAAACGCCATCTCCTACTGGCCCTTCGGCTCCTTCCTCTGCCGCCTGGTGATGACCGTGGACGGCATCAACCAGTTCACCAGCATCTTCTGCCTGACGGTGATGAGCATGGATCGCTACCTGGCCGTGGTGCACCCCATCAAGTCCACCAAGTGGAGACGCCCCAGGGTGGCCAAGCTCATCAGTGCCACCGTCTGGACCTTCTCCTTCTTGGTGGTTCTCCCAGTGATCATCTTCTCGGACGTGCAGGAGGACTTCCAGACGTGCAACATGAACTGGCCGGAGCCGGTCAACGTCTGGTCGGCGGCGTTCATCATCTACACCTCGGTGCTGGGCTTCTTTGGCCCTTTGCTGGTCATCTGCCTGTGCTACCTGCTGATCGTGGTCAAGGTCAAGTCCTCGGGGATCCGCGTGGGCTCCACGCGGCGCCGCAGGTCGGAGCGGAAGGTCACCAGGATGGTGGTGATCATCGTGGTGGTCTTCGTGTTCTGCTGGCTCCCGTTCTACACCATGAACATCGTCAACCTGATCCTCATCCTGCCCGCTGACCCCGTCCTGGAGGGGCTCTACTTCTTCATGGTGGTGCTGTCCTACGCCAACAGCTGCGCCAACCCCATCCTCTACGGCTTCCTCTCCGACAACTTCAAGCAGAGTTTCCAGAAGGTTCTCTGCCTCCGGAAGGGCGACGGAGCAGAGGATGGCGACCCCgtggagcacaggcaggagaaCAGCAGCCGCCTGCAGGAGTCCATGCTGACCCAGAGGAACGCAGAGTTCAACGGGCACATGCAGACCAGCAAGGTCTGA